ATTAGCCAGGGAAGAAGACCCCGGAACTTCTCCTGTAGCCATCGCTAAAGTTGGTCCTGGTGAACCACCAATGGGTCTGAAGCTTGGCAAGAGGACCTACTTTGAAGATGTCTGTGCAAGGAATAACATCAAGAATTCATCTGCTTCTTCCATGACGCCATCAAccaccttggttaagaagacaaggaTGTCTCATCAGAGCATGCAGACTACTTGCCAGGTTGAGGGTTGTAACATTAATCTCACTGCAGCTAAAGATTATCATCGCAAGCACAGAGTCTGTGAAAGCCATTCTAAATCACCCAAGGTTATTGTTGCTGGTCAAGAGTGCCGGTTTTGTCAACAGTGTAGCACGTAAGACTCTTTTAATTGTTATTTAGCAATCTTAACCTATCACAATGCTGAAAGCTTTGTGGTTAGGATTCTTATCTTCTTAGTGGGACCTTCACCAGTTACTTGAGATGGTATTTGTTCTTCACTTTTCACTGCAAGTGATGTTGTGAATCTCAGTTGTAGCAGCTCTGAGCTGCCAGATATATAGGACCATTTTGTTGCCTGTAATTGGTAGCATGATAATAAAGAATTT
The sequence above is a segment of the Elaeis guineensis isolate ETL-2024a chromosome 7, EG11, whole genome shotgun sequence genome. Coding sequences within it:
- the LOC140859150 gene encoding squamosa promoter-binding-like protein 12, with the translated sequence MDWNSKAALQWDWENLALFSGKESELSRPAQQDEWKVESAGRIGDATLYSSSRGACSGSELGNGSSKSSISASMYSSSKVPEFNFEAVEVFPRNLSKSKELAREEDPGTSPVAIAKVGPGEPPMGLKLGKRTYFEDVCARNNIKNSSASSMTPSTTLVKKTRMSHQSMQTTCQVEGCNINLTAAKDYHRKHRVCESHSKSPKVIVAGQECRFCQQCST